One window from the genome of Lentibacillus daqui encodes:
- a CDS encoding MFS transporter, giving the protein MKNKKTIMSWMMYDFGNSAFATTIIAAVLPVFYYDVAAVGIDKSLATSYWGYSQSIAVLIVAILAPFLGAISDYSAAKKKFLRFFAYMGVLASILLAFVGEGDYLFASILFVVGSIGFSGGNIFYDAFLPEIADDKSIDKVSAGGFAVGYIGGGVLLAINILMILKYEWFGIPNATMASQLSFASVGIWWFIFSLPLFKNLQEEKKTTAKREHSYFYIGLSRVTNTFKEIKQYKHLLIFLFAFWVYNDGISTIVRMATIYGRDIGIDSNALIAALLITQFVGIPCTFFFGWLAQKITAKKTLYITLYTYLGIVLLGYAMSSALHFYLLAIAVGIVQGGAQSLSRSIYGRMVPVHKRAEFFGFYGISSKFSAVFGPFLFALVGQLTGSSRFGIISVALFFIIGIIMLRFVDIDKGVEEAGAKAK; this is encoded by the coding sequence ATGAAAAATAAAAAAACAATTATGAGCTGGATGATGTATGACTTTGGTAATTCTGCCTTTGCGACAACGATTATCGCTGCGGTGTTGCCGGTATTTTATTATGATGTTGCGGCAGTTGGAATTGATAAATCATTGGCGACAAGTTACTGGGGATATTCGCAATCTATTGCTGTGTTGATTGTCGCGATTTTGGCACCGTTTCTGGGAGCGATCAGTGATTATTCCGCTGCTAAAAAGAAATTTCTGCGATTTTTCGCGTACATGGGTGTTCTGGCAAGTATTTTGCTGGCGTTTGTCGGGGAAGGTGACTACTTGTTTGCTTCAATCCTGTTCGTTGTGGGTTCAATCGGTTTTTCTGGCGGGAATATTTTTTACGATGCATTCTTACCGGAGATTGCGGATGACAAATCGATTGATAAAGTTTCGGCCGGCGGATTTGCTGTCGGGTATATCGGTGGCGGAGTATTACTGGCGATTAATATTCTAATGATTTTAAAATACGAATGGTTTGGTATACCAAATGCTACTATGGCAAGTCAATTATCCTTTGCCAGTGTTGGGATTTGGTGGTTCATTTTTTCACTGCCATTGTTTAAAAACTTGCAAGAAGAGAAGAAAACGACTGCCAAACGGGAACACTCCTATTTTTATATTGGTTTGTCCAGGGTAACGAATACCTTTAAGGAAATCAAACAGTATAAGCACTTATTAATTTTTTTATTCGCTTTCTGGGTTTACAATGATGGCATTTCGACGATTGTTCGCATGGCCACCATTTATGGCCGGGATATTGGGATTGATTCCAATGCGTTAATTGCTGCATTGTTAATTACGCAATTTGTGGGGATTCCCTGTACGTTTTTCTTTGGTTGGCTTGCACAAAAAATTACTGCTAAGAAAACACTGTATATCACGCTTTATACATACTTGGGGATCGTACTATTAGGTTATGCGATGTCGTCTGCATTGCATTTTTATTTGCTGGCAATCGCGGTTGGTATTGTGCAAGGTGGGGCACAATCATTGAGCCGGTCGATATACGGACGCATGGTTCCAGTCCATAAACGTGCGGAGTTCTTTGGCTTTTATGGGATATCATCCAAGTTTTCGGCGGTTTTCGGTCCATTTCTGTTTGCCTTGGTCGGACAGCTAACCGGATCTAGCCGCTTTGGAATCATTTCAGTTGCCTTGTTTTTTATCATTGGCATTATCATGCTGCGGTTTGTGGATATTGATAAAGGGGTAGAAGAGGCAGGGGCCAAAGCAAAGTAA
- the fumC gene encoding class II fumarate hydratase encodes MEYRIEKDTLGEVQVPADKYWGAQTQRSKQNFPIGGQKMPLEVVRAFAILKKSAAKANSELGLLEKQKAEAIAHAADQIVAGKLDEHFPLVVWQTGSGTQSNMNVNEVIAHVGTKWLNEQGSELTLHPNDDVNKSQSSNDTYPTAMHIADVLKLEDVVLPALKQLKNTLKEKMDEFQDIVKIGRTHLQDATPLTLGQEISGWHRMLEKSEVMIHESLHHLKELAIGGTAVGTGLNAHPDFSEKVCQAINEETGKDFISASNKFHALTSHDESVYAHGALKGLAADLMKIANDVRWLASGPRCGIGELTIPANEPGSSIMPGKVNPTQCEAVTMVAAQVMGNDATIGFAASQGNFELNVFKPVIAYNFLQSSQLLADSMLSFEERCVRGIEPNQEQIDKYLTDSLMLVTALNPHIGYENAAKIAKQAFADNATLKDTAVKLGLLTPEQFDEYVNPKEMTHPK; translated from the coding sequence ATGGAATATCGTATTGAAAAAGACACATTAGGAGAAGTTCAAGTACCTGCTGATAAATATTGGGGTGCGCAAACACAGCGCAGTAAACAAAATTTTCCCATCGGTGGTCAAAAAATGCCATTGGAAGTTGTACGGGCATTTGCGATATTGAAAAAAAGTGCAGCAAAAGCAAATAGCGAGTTAGGTTTATTGGAAAAGCAAAAAGCAGAAGCAATTGCTCATGCTGCTGACCAAATTGTTGCAGGCAAACTGGACGAGCATTTTCCATTAGTTGTTTGGCAAACGGGAAGTGGAACACAGTCCAATATGAATGTCAATGAGGTTATTGCACATGTAGGGACGAAATGGTTAAACGAACAAGGCAGCGAATTAACCTTGCATCCGAATGATGATGTCAATAAGTCACAAAGTTCGAATGATACGTATCCAACCGCGATGCATATTGCTGATGTGTTAAAACTAGAAGACGTTGTACTTCCGGCATTGAAGCAGTTAAAGAATACGCTAAAAGAAAAAATGGACGAGTTTCAAGATATAGTGAAAATAGGACGTACCCATTTGCAAGATGCCACACCATTGACTTTAGGACAGGAAATTAGTGGCTGGCATCGGATGCTTGAAAAATCAGAAGTGATGATCCATGAAAGCTTGCATCATTTGAAAGAATTGGCTATTGGCGGAACAGCGGTTGGTACTGGATTGAATGCCCATCCTGATTTTTCTGAAAAGGTATGTCAGGCTATTAACGAGGAAACAGGGAAGGATTTTATTTCTGCATCGAATAAATTTCATGCGTTAACAAGTCACGATGAATCTGTTTATGCACATGGAGCATTAAAAGGACTGGCAGCTGACTTGATGAAAATTGCTAACGATGTTCGCTGGCTGGCAAGTGGACCGCGCTGTGGCATTGGTGAGTTGACCATTCCAGCCAATGAGCCGGGCAGCTCGATTATGCCTGGTAAAGTGAATCCGACCCAATGTGAAGCAGTAACCATGGTCGCGGCGCAAGTGATGGGAAATGATGCGACGATCGGATTTGCCGCAAGTCAGGGCAACTTTGAATTGAATGTATTCAAACCGGTTATTGCCTATAATTTCTTGCAATCCAGTCAATTACTGGCAGATTCGATGCTTTCCTTTGAAGAGCGTTGTGTACGTGGAATCGAACCAAATCAGGAACAAATCGATAAATATTTAACTGATTCGCTTATGCTTGTTACTGCATTGAACCCGCATATTGGTTACGAAAATGCAGCAAAGATTGCCAAACAGGCATTTGCCGATAATGCAACATTAAAAGATACAGCGGTCAAACTGGGTCTGTTAACACCAGAACAATTCGATGAATATGTCAATCCAAAAGAAATGACCCATCCGAAATAA
- a CDS encoding cation diffusion facilitator family transporter, whose protein sequence is MNRADDLKKGEKGAWISIIAYLFLATVKLVIAYIGHSEALRADGLNNSTDVIASIAVLVGLKISRKPPDEDHHYGHYRAETVASLFAAFIMITVGLQVLYGTLKKLISSQTQQPDMLTAWTAIGAAVVMFLVYRFNKSLAKKIESSSLNAAAQDNRSDALVSIGAFIGIIGAQFGLYWLDPLAGFIVGIIICKTAWDIFKDSTLTLTDGFDEKQLEKIKDSIAKVSEVKEVYDVKGRIHGNQAFIEITILVDPHLNVKESHDITVRIEQFLAKKHNIPYAHIHIEPYPKHPN, encoded by the coding sequence ATGAATCGTGCAGACGACCTGAAAAAAGGTGAAAAAGGTGCTTGGATCAGCATCATTGCTTACCTTTTTTTAGCAACTGTAAAATTAGTCATCGCTTATATCGGACACTCTGAGGCATTACGCGCTGATGGATTAAACAACTCCACGGATGTTATTGCTTCTATAGCGGTTCTGGTTGGATTGAAAATTTCCAGAAAACCTCCCGATGAGGATCACCACTATGGGCATTACCGGGCAGAAACAGTTGCATCACTATTTGCCGCCTTTATTATGATCACGGTAGGTTTGCAAGTGCTTTATGGAACGCTAAAGAAATTGATTTCCAGCCAAACCCAGCAGCCAGATATGCTCACAGCCTGGACAGCTATTGGTGCTGCTGTTGTCATGTTTTTGGTGTACCGTTTTAATAAAAGCTTAGCCAAAAAAATCGAAAGCTCCTCCCTCAATGCGGCTGCGCAGGACAACCGATCTGATGCGCTTGTCAGTATTGGCGCATTCATTGGTATCATCGGTGCGCAATTCGGGTTATATTGGTTAGACCCGCTTGCCGGATTCATTGTTGGGATCATCATTTGTAAAACCGCGTGGGATATTTTCAAGGATTCTACTCTGACCCTGACTGATGGTTTTGATGAAAAACAATTAGAGAAGATAAAAGATAGTATTGCGAAGGTTTCCGAGGTAAAGGAAGTATATGATGTTAAAGGAAGAATTCACGGTAACCAGGCATTTATTGAAATTACAATCCTGGTTGATCCCCATTTAAATGTAAAAGAGAGTCATGACATCACTGTAAGGATTGAACAATTTTTAGCTAAAAAACATAACATTCCTTATGCTCATATCCATATTGAGCCTTATCCAAAACACCCAAATTAA
- a CDS encoding AzlC family ABC transporter permease → MLGYLPIAIAYGVLAKQAGLSLVELTMMSVLVFAGASQFMGANMIAVGAGAAEIIVATFVLNFRQFVMSLSFMNRFRDIGRTWKVPLSLGLTDETFAVSSLHTKEAREDKGALFYLALLLTAYFSWIAGSLLGGVLGEIIPETLSQSMGIALYAMFIGLLVPSVKKELKVGLIAIIAMLINVLCSPFMSEGWAIVIGTVLGGLTGVYLLKGESES, encoded by the coding sequence ATGCTCGGTTACTTGCCAATCGCGATTGCATATGGCGTGTTGGCGAAACAGGCCGGACTTTCTCTTGTAGAGTTAACAATGATGAGTGTACTTGTTTTCGCTGGTGCCAGTCAATTTATGGGTGCCAATATGATTGCTGTTGGTGCGGGTGCTGCAGAAATTATTGTCGCAACCTTCGTCCTTAATTTTCGCCAATTTGTGATGAGCCTATCGTTTATGAATCGGTTTCGTGACATTGGACGAACTTGGAAGGTTCCTTTATCATTGGGATTGACCGATGAAACATTTGCCGTATCATCATTACATACCAAAGAGGCAAGAGAGGATAAGGGTGCCCTCTTTTATCTGGCACTCCTATTAACGGCCTATTTTTCTTGGATCGCCGGCTCATTACTTGGTGGTGTATTAGGCGAAATTATTCCAGAAACTTTAAGCCAAAGCATGGGGATCGCTTTATATGCGATGTTTATCGGATTGCTGGTTCCCTCGGTAAAAAAGGAATTAAAGGTCGGATTAATCGCGATTATTGCAATGCTGATTAATGTATTGTGCAGTCCATTTATGAGTGAAGGATGGGCAATTGTGATTGGCACCGTTTTAGGCGGATTAACTGGTGTTTACCTTTTGAAAGGGGAGAGCGAATCTTGA
- a CDS encoding ABC transporter ATP-binding protein, whose translation MAELRLDHIQKSYDKKSIAVDDFNLHIQDKEFIVFVGPSGCGKSTTLRMIAGLEEITDGELYIDDRKMNDVAPKDRDIAMVFQNYALYPHMNVYDNMAFGLKLRKFKKDEIKKRVENAAKILGLEAYLDRKPKALSGGQRQRVALGRAIVRDAKVFLMDEPLSNLDAKLRVQMRAEIQKLHQRLQTTTIYVTHDQTEAMTMATRLVVMKDGIIQQVGAPKEVYDKPENMFVGGFIGSPSMNFLSGKLVDGSFQIGDVSVKVPEGKMKILREQGYVNKDVVLGIRPEDIHDEPVFIDSTPDTKITATIDVAELMGAESYLYSKVNEQDFVARVDSRSDITGGEQVDLAFDMNKVHFFDTDTELRIH comes from the coding sequence ATGGCTGAATTACGTTTGGATCACATTCAAAAATCATATGACAAGAAATCGATTGCGGTGGATGACTTTAACCTACATATACAAGATAAGGAATTTATTGTATTTGTTGGTCCTTCTGGCTGCGGGAAGTCCACCACATTGCGAATGATTGCCGGACTTGAGGAAATAACGGACGGGGAACTTTATATTGATGATAGAAAAATGAATGATGTTGCACCAAAAGACCGTGATATTGCCATGGTTTTCCAAAACTATGCTCTATATCCACACATGAATGTTTACGATAACATGGCGTTTGGTTTGAAATTACGGAAATTTAAAAAGGATGAAATTAAAAAACGGGTGGAAAATGCAGCGAAAATTTTGGGATTAGAGGCGTATTTGGATCGGAAACCAAAAGCACTTTCCGGTGGTCAGCGGCAGCGGGTTGCCTTGGGCCGGGCAATTGTTCGTGATGCCAAAGTATTTTTAATGGACGAGCCACTATCCAACCTGGATGCCAAGCTTCGCGTCCAAATGCGTGCGGAAATTCAAAAACTGCACCAGCGTCTGCAAACAACGACCATCTACGTAACCCACGACCAAACTGAGGCGATGACGATGGCAACCAGACTAGTCGTCATGAAAGATGGGATTATCCAACAGGTTGGTGCACCGAAAGAAGTATATGATAAACCGGAGAACATGTTTGTTGGCGGATTTATTGGTTCGCCATCCATGAACTTCCTTTCTGGAAAATTGGTGGACGGATCCTTTCAAATAGGTGATGTAAGCGTAAAAGTGCCAGAGGGTAAAATGAAAATATTACGTGAACAAGGATATGTGAACAAGGATGTAGTCCTGGGTATTCGTCCCGAGGATATTCATGACGAACCCGTATTCATCGATTCCACACCAGACACAAAAATCACCGCCACAATTGATGTCGCCGAATTGATGGGGGCAGAATCCTACCTTTATTCCAAGGTGAATGAACAGGATTTTGTTGCCAGGGTCGATTCCCGATCGGACATAACCGGTGGCGAGCAGGTCGACTTAGCCTTTGATATGAATAAGGTCCACTTTTTTGACACAGATACAGAGCTGCGCATTCATTAA
- a CDS encoding YlbF family regulator — protein MPNIYDRAYDLEKAIRESEEFNHLKDAYELVMNDPSAKQMFDNFRDTQMELQEKQMKGEDISEEEVEKARNIVELVQQHDAISKLMEQEQRLNLVINDVSRIITKPLEELYGNPEEQQQ, from the coding sequence GTGCCAAACATTTACGATCGTGCATATGATTTGGAAAAAGCCATACGGGAAAGTGAAGAATTCAATCACTTGAAAGATGCCTATGAGCTAGTGATGAACGACCCATCAGCAAAGCAAATGTTTGATAATTTCCGTGATACCCAAATGGAATTACAGGAAAAGCAAATGAAGGGTGAAGATATTTCCGAGGAGGAAGTGGAGAAGGCCCGTAATATTGTAGAGCTTGTTCAACAGCATGATGCCATTTCCAAACTAATGGAACAAGAACAGCGGTTAAATTTGGTAATCAATGATGTGAGCCGGATTATTACTAAGCCATTGGAAGAACTTTACGGTAATCCGGAAGAGCAGCAACAGTAA
- a CDS encoding YhzD family protein — protein sequence MRTYVLTVFEKNGNKLLDESFSAENDTEAKKVGQARLEDEGYTEYTHRCVSPEAKLLLFHR from the coding sequence ATGCGGACATACGTATTAACTGTTTTTGAAAAGAATGGAAATAAATTACTTGATGAGTCATTTTCGGCGGAGAATGATACTGAAGCTAAAAAAGTGGGTCAAGCACGGCTGGAAGACGAGGGCTATACTGAATATACCCACCGCTGCGTCTCACCAGAAGCAAAGCTGCTATTGTTTCACCGATGA
- a CDS encoding alpha/beta-type small acid-soluble spore protein → MANNNSNQLVVPGVQQALDQMKTEIAQEFGVNLGADTTSRANGSVGGEITKRLVTAAQQQMHGRQ, encoded by the coding sequence ATGGCTAACAACAACTCAAACCAATTAGTCGTACCTGGCGTACAACAAGCACTTGACCAAATGAAGACTGAAATTGCACAAGAATTTGGTGTTAACCTTGGCGCTGATACAACTTCTCGTGCTAACGGTTCCGTTGGTGGAGAAATCACTAAGCGTCTTGTAACAGCTGCACAACAACAAATGCATGGACGACAATAA
- a CDS encoding IDEAL domain-containing protein, which translates to MKKQKLVYKYFRYTGDMIHAKREIPYELRLASRMLLDELCFNWNKAHLEAAINQAIDNGDEVEFLRLSEKYKQFVWE; encoded by the coding sequence ATGAAAAAGCAAAAATTAGTGTATAAGTATTTTCGGTACACGGGGGATATGATCCATGCCAAACGGGAGATACCATACGAGTTGAGGCTTGCCTCGCGTATGCTGCTGGATGAATTGTGCTTTAACTGGAACAAAGCACACTTGGAAGCGGCTATAAATCAAGCGATTGACAATGGTGATGAGGTGGAATTTTTACGATTAAGCGAGAAATATAAGCAGTTTGTTTGGGAATAA
- a CDS encoding ABC transporter ATP-binding protein, with protein sequence MTLSLQNVTKRFDKHTAVDHLSLEIPEKEMYGFLGGNGAGKTTTFRMILGLLDVTQGSITWNGDSIGYNKSHLIGYLPEERGLYPKLKVREQIIYLAKLRGMSKHDALTELTGWLDRLKVPEYLDKKVEELSKGNQQKIQFISAVIHQPKLLILDEPFSGLDPVNVEMLKEAVVELKEQGTSIVFSSHRMEHVEELCEHLCILHKGHQVVEGRLRDIKRSFGKKNLLIHADASLEFLRDHHGVVQYKSLTEGCSLQIENEAVSQEIFQELQGKGFVRRFELEEPSLNDIFIEKVGDAYE encoded by the coding sequence ATGACATTATCGTTACAAAATGTGACCAAACGGTTTGACAAGCACACAGCTGTTGATCATTTATCACTGGAAATTCCGGAAAAAGAGATGTACGGGTTTCTTGGTGGGAATGGCGCAGGAAAAACAACCACATTCCGGATGATCCTTGGATTGTTGGATGTAACACAAGGATCAATCACTTGGAATGGAGACTCAATCGGTTATAACAAAAGCCATTTAATCGGTTATTTACCAGAGGAACGGGGGCTGTATCCCAAGCTAAAGGTTCGTGAGCAAATTATTTATTTGGCAAAATTGCGGGGGATGAGCAAACATGATGCTTTGACCGAACTAACAGGATGGCTTGATCGATTAAAGGTACCGGAATATCTGGATAAAAAGGTAGAGGAATTATCCAAGGGGAACCAGCAAAAAATTCAATTTATCTCCGCCGTGATTCATCAGCCGAAATTGTTGATTCTGGATGAACCATTTTCCGGACTGGATCCGGTCAATGTAGAAATGTTGAAAGAAGCGGTTGTTGAACTAAAGGAGCAAGGGACTTCCATCGTATTTTCATCACATCGGATGGAACATGTGGAAGAACTTTGCGAGCATTTGTGTATTTTGCATAAAGGACACCAGGTTGTTGAGGGACGCCTGCGAGATATTAAACGATCATTTGGCAAGAAAAATCTATTAATCCATGCGGATGCATCATTGGAATTTTTGCGGGATCATCATGGGGTTGTCCAATACAAGTCATTAACAGAAGGTTGCAGTTTGCAGATTGAAAATGAAGCAGTATCACAGGAGATTTTTCAGGAATTGCAGGGTAAGGGTTTTGTTCGCAGGTTTGAATTAGAAGAGCCATCATTGAATGATATTTTTATTGAGAAGGTAGGTGACGCCTATGAATAA
- a CDS encoding PucR family transcriptional regulator gives MKDTKHITKTDYQWFITENNELIGIKKDELTDKDHTLLSAFLTPYHVELPSMTDDERWWTQLVQHGEIPINRPIDKYRFVFFSFPINQLEPDAFKEAIRDIFTTRISILWENNHTGIIVEETDESLSYEQIVDVLISDLYVNIKFYVGPYLYDIKKAKPYYQQLLHDAPTVFHYSTDKVVSYITAIPYLLIDQANDTFLHYVPEIVFHDVLADKELLETVETFIQHNLNISVTAKELYMHRNSLQYRIDKFIEKTGIDIRQFQAAMTVQFALLIKKQLDL, from the coding sequence ATGAAAGATACCAAACACATCACAAAAACGGACTATCAATGGTTCATAACTGAAAACAATGAACTGATCGGTATCAAAAAGGATGAATTAACGGATAAAGATCACACATTATTGTCCGCTTTTTTAACACCTTATCATGTAGAACTGCCATCGATGACCGATGACGAACGATGGTGGACACAGCTGGTGCAACATGGAGAAATTCCCATCAACCGTCCTATAGACAAATATCGGTTTGTCTTTTTTTCCTTCCCCATCAATCAGCTGGAGCCTGACGCATTTAAAGAAGCAATTCGGGATATTTTTACAACCAGGATCTCTATTCTATGGGAGAACAACCATACAGGAATAATTGTGGAAGAAACTGACGAAAGCCTTTCCTATGAGCAAATTGTCGATGTACTAATAAGCGATTTATATGTCAATATTAAATTTTACGTTGGACCGTACCTGTATGATATAAAAAAGGCAAAACCATATTATCAGCAGCTGTTACACGATGCGCCAACCGTCTTTCACTACTCGACAGATAAGGTGGTGTCCTATATCACGGCGATTCCGTATTTGCTTATTGACCAAGCAAATGATACTTTCCTTCACTATGTTCCCGAGATTGTTTTCCATGACGTATTAGCTGATAAAGAGCTGCTGGAAACAGTCGAAACATTCATTCAGCATAATTTGAACATCTCGGTAACAGCAAAAGAATTGTATATGCACCGGAACAGTCTCCAATACCGAATTGATAAATTTATTGAAAAAACCGGGATTGATATCAGGCAGTTTCAAGCAGCTATGACCGTACAATTCGCCTTACTAATAAAAAAGCAGCTGGATTTGTAA
- a CDS encoding zinc dependent phospholipase C family protein: protein MPNIWTHIAFCKDMVNAMNHPSRFFTHEQYLNLGAQGPDPFFYYNFWPWIKDEPVHDIGTALHTKHCGDFLMDLITKSASLDPSIQAYVFGFVTHHILDRNAHPYIHYRAGYEGNDHQRLEVLIDTLMMQHKYRMQTWKVPVYNEIDVGRNLNPELVKLLYSIIQAHYPDINPQSSAYIQKAYQDMKLALRILADPHGWKNKLLKSLVSAYSHQPIKTDIDYLNLKQTTWYHPATQEPSNQTFMDLYEAGLAEAIEIMTLILEYWRGDDANHITQQISGLIGDISYDTGKPLKFNLENKYSDPIV from the coding sequence ATGCCAAACATTTGGACACATATCGCATTCTGTAAAGATATGGTAAATGCGATGAATCATCCAAGTCGTTTTTTTACACACGAACAATATTTGAATTTAGGAGCTCAGGGACCAGATCCATTTTTTTACTATAATTTTTGGCCATGGATAAAAGATGAACCAGTTCATGATATCGGCACAGCATTACATACGAAACATTGTGGGGATTTTCTGATGGATTTAATAACCAAATCAGCTAGTTTGGATCCATCCATACAAGCCTATGTCTTTGGGTTTGTCACTCATCATATCCTTGACCGCAATGCCCATCCCTACATCCATTATCGCGCAGGCTATGAAGGTAATGACCATCAGCGGCTTGAGGTATTGATTGATACCTTGATGATGCAACACAAGTATCGAATGCAAACATGGAAAGTCCCAGTTTACAACGAAATTGATGTTGGGCGTAACTTAAATCCTGAACTTGTCAAGCTGTTGTATTCGATCATACAGGCCCACTATCCTGATATTAACCCACAAAGTTCAGCATATATTCAAAAAGCTTACCAGGATATGAAATTAGCCTTGCGAATATTGGCTGATCCACACGGATGGAAAAATAAATTATTGAAATCACTGGTCTCCGCCTATTCCCACCAGCCGATCAAAACGGATATCGATTATCTAAATCTAAAGCAAACGACCTGGTATCATCCAGCTACCCAAGAACCAAGCAACCAAACGTTTATGGATCTTTATGAAGCAGGACTTGCCGAGGCAATCGAAATAATGACCTTGATACTGGAGTACTGGCGGGGAGACGACGCGAATCATATCACGCAGCAAATTTCTGGGTTAATCGGCGATATTTCCTATGATACCGGGAAGCCATTGAAGTTTAATTTGGAGAATAAATATAGTGATCCGATTGTGTAG
- a CDS encoding AzlD domain-containing protein, whose amino-acid sequence MIFAIIIGMSLVTMIPRLIPVYIVDKIKFPDWINRWLNAIPFAALGALIFPGIMSVKSGEPYVGIIGGIVAIILAFIGLNVILVVLGAILAVFLITVM is encoded by the coding sequence TTGATTTTTGCTATTATCATCGGTATGTCGCTTGTCACCATGATTCCGCGTCTGATTCCAGTCTATATTGTTGATAAAATTAAATTCCCGGACTGGATCAATCGTTGGTTGAATGCGATTCCTTTTGCGGCATTGGGAGCATTGATCTTTCCGGGAATTATGTCCGTCAAGTCTGGCGAACCGTATGTCGGGATCATTGGCGGGATTGTCGCGATTATTCTGGCTTTTATCGGGCTAAACGTTATCCTGGTTGTATTGGGTGCCATTCTTGCAGTCTTTCTAATAACAGTGATGTAA